A single region of the Kwoniella botswanensis chromosome 1, complete sequence genome encodes:
- a CDS encoding di-trans,poly-cis-decaprenylcistransferase, with product MPSTAQARPPLLNSIVHLLFSVATTVLLYLISLGPIPQHVGFVMDGNRRYARGLGKEVSEGHGEGFAALKRTLEICLRLRIRVVSVYAFAIDNFNRSENEVSALMRLAKDRLAELCQHGALLEEYGVQIKFIGQISLFPPDVQQAIKEMEEMTAGHKNGVLNVCSPYASRDEVITSIQSTVRSIHNRELKKDQITSTTVFNNLGTSQAISKVNPGLFKRPEESGKLDILVRTSNVKRLSDFMMWQASEDTQLHFVNTFWPEFGLSDMIPILLGWQQKQWIKQLGWA from the exons ATGCCATCTACCGCACAAGCACGCCCTCCGCTCCTCAACTCCATCGTCCACCTCCTATTCTCGGTGGCAACCACCgtcctcctctacctcatctCCCTTGGACCTATCCCCCAACATGTCGGATTCGTCATGGATGGGAATAGGCGGTATGCAAGGGGACTGGGCAAAGAGGTATCGGAGGGGCATGGCGAAGGATTTGCAGCGttgaagaga ACTCTAGAGATTTGCCTTCGACTTCGCATACGAGTGGTATCAGTCTACGCATTCGCAATTGATAATTTCAACAGATCAGAGAATGAAGTTTCTGCGCTGATGAGGTTGGCGAAAGATCGTTTGGCGGAGTTGTGTCAACATGG GGCGTTACTAGAGGAATACGGGGTACAGATCAAATTCATTGGACAGATATCCCTTTTCCCACCTGATGTTCAGCAGGCTAtcaaagagatggaagagatgactGCGGGACATAAAAA CGGTGTATTGAATGTTTGTTCACCCTACGCATCCCGAGATGAAgtcatcacttccatccaaaGCACCGTCAGATCTATTCATAACCGTGAACTGAAAAAAGACCAAATTACTTCTACAACCGTTTTCAACAACTTGGGCACTTCGCAAGCTATCTCTAAAGTCAATCCAGGACTGTTTAAGAGACCAGAGGAAAGTGGGAAATTGGATATACTAGTTAGGACGTCGAACGTTAAGAGATTGAGTGATTTCATGATGTGGCAA GCATCGGAAGATACCCAGTTGCACTTCGTCAATACTTTTTGGCCAGAGTTTGGTTTGTCCGATATGATACCTATTTTATTGGGTTGGCAGCAGAAACAGTGGATAAAGCAATTGGGTTGGGCCTGA